One Rhodoluna sp. KAS3 DNA window includes the following coding sequences:
- a CDS encoding O-antigen ligase family protein — translation MNELTRPIRVVFNTREKGYRSKTWLASLGVFTLMAGDAVRYSVGWIGWGIVLAVMLSGSLYLFAKDRNNNTLREIPWFIWALLGYMLLSAIWSAYTAVTVLAAVTQIATTAFAVVLAGLFSWRHLLRLFANVIRVILGASLIFEFVAAAIVQGPIAPIFKNYSGDEPPAMAYYWTQGNLFTDDRIQGIVGNSNLLAFAAMLGVVIFSVEYAIIATKRWVSITSVLMALYCVYAAKSAGIGFAMAAIAVSAIVSISAEGKDRETRHRYYRIAWASAGTVAIFTLFYRAEVFEFFGKSPDMTGRSGIWKLVLGLIEQRPWLGWGWISHWVPGVEPYEGLVVIKNVPYYQAHNAYLDVWMQLGIIGAILFAILLLVTFVKLWRLAVRHTSALYLWPILIFMGLGVWSLTESRMLIEIGWVLLMLFAIKVNESSELLEPKGRSAKRTRIAFWAKKPVLKLKQKD, via the coding sequence GTGAACGAACTAACCAGACCGATTCGCGTGGTCTTCAACACTCGCGAAAAGGGCTACCGGTCCAAGACCTGGCTGGCCTCACTTGGTGTTTTCACGCTCATGGCCGGCGATGCTGTTCGGTATTCAGTTGGCTGGATCGGTTGGGGCATCGTCCTAGCTGTAATGCTCAGCGGCTCGCTCTACCTTTTTGCCAAGGACCGCAATAACAACACTCTGCGCGAGATTCCATGGTTTATTTGGGCTTTGCTCGGCTACATGCTGCTTAGCGCAATTTGGTCGGCGTACACGGCGGTAACGGTGCTGGCAGCAGTCACACAAATCGCCACAACTGCATTTGCGGTGGTCCTGGCCGGGCTCTTCAGCTGGCGGCACCTTTTGCGGCTATTTGCAAACGTGATCCGCGTGATTCTGGGCGCATCGCTGATTTTTGAGTTTGTCGCGGCGGCCATTGTTCAGGGCCCAATTGCGCCAATCTTCAAAAATTACAGCGGCGATGAACCTCCGGCGATGGCCTATTACTGGACCCAGGGCAACCTATTCACCGATGACCGCATCCAGGGCATTGTCGGTAACTCAAACCTTTTGGCGTTTGCAGCCATGTTGGGTGTGGTTATTTTTTCCGTGGAATACGCAATCATTGCCACCAAGCGCTGGGTTAGCATCACGAGCGTCTTGATGGCGCTTTATTGTGTTTACGCTGCAAAATCAGCGGGCATTGGTTTTGCCATGGCAGCAATCGCGGTTTCGGCCATCGTGTCAATCTCGGCAGAAGGTAAAGACCGTGAGACCCGCCACCGCTACTACCGAATTGCCTGGGCAAGCGCCGGCACTGTGGCAATCTTCACGCTGTTCTACCGGGCCGAGGTTTTTGAGTTTTTCGGCAAATCACCAGACATGACTGGGCGGAGCGGTATCTGGAAGTTGGTCCTTGGCCTGATTGAGCAACGTCCATGGCTTGGCTGGGGCTGGATTAGTCACTGGGTCCCGGGCGTTGAGCCTTACGAGGGCTTGGTGGTAATCAAGAACGTTCCCTATTACCAAGCGCATAATGCCTACCTAGATGTCTGGATGCAGCTCGGAATCATCGGTGCAATTTTGTTTGCAATTTTGCTGCTGGTTACCTTTGTAAAGCTGTGGCGACTAGCAGTGCGTCACACCAGCGCCCTTTACCTGTGGCCAATTTTGATCTTTATGGGCCTTGGTGTTTGGAGCCTGACAGAAAGCCGAATGCTGATTGAAATTGGCTGGGTGCTGTTGATGCTATTTGCGATCAAGGTAAATGAGTCATCCGAGTTGCTGGAGCCAAAGGGCCGCTCAGCCAAGCGAACCCGCATTGCTTTTTGGGCCAAGAAACCGGTCTTGAAACTAAAGCAAAAAGACTAA
- the manA gene encoding mannose-6-phosphate isomerase, class I, whose translation MLFKISNIARDYAWGSRTLIADYFGLTASGAPMAEIWYGTHNGSPTLVADEPGVTLKDKLGGRDLSFLLKILAADAPLSIQAHPNSDQAERGFALENAAGIPMHSPQRNYKDDRHKPEIIFALSDFEALCGFKPLKDIGYLFEDLASHGGVSEGFKTLATHWGQLLLEENGLQKVFSDISHRRGNLDGFTAELAQFAEWEARFELADRLNRMYPGDPGVVIAMLMNHVYLEPGQALFLPAGNIHAYLGGLAVELMASSDNVLRGGLTPKHIDVDELETVIDFTAGSIPLVKPIELTNGLTHYPCAVDDFMFYRAEVSGTVVLADLNLPGDTIFLCTAGEVAVSDSIEEHLVLRRGEAAFMSADARLFSLAGSGTVFIATANSN comes from the coding sequence GTGCTCTTCAAGATCTCCAACATCGCGCGTGACTATGCGTGGGGTTCTCGCACCCTGATTGCTGACTATTTTGGCCTCACCGCCTCGGGTGCACCGATGGCTGAAATTTGGTACGGCACTCACAATGGTTCGCCAACTTTGGTTGCCGATGAACCGGGTGTGACCCTCAAAGACAAACTGGGTGGCCGCGACCTCAGCTTCTTGCTCAAGATTTTGGCGGCCGATGCGCCGCTTTCTATCCAGGCGCACCCCAACTCAGATCAAGCCGAGCGCGGTTTTGCCCTTGAAAATGCTGCCGGCATTCCGATGCACTCACCTCAGCGCAACTACAAAGATGACCGGCACAAGCCAGAGATCATTTTTGCCCTGAGTGATTTTGAGGCGCTATGCGGGTTCAAGCCGCTCAAGGACATCGGTTACCTGTTCGAAGATTTGGCGTCGCACGGTGGCGTTAGCGAGGGCTTCAAAACCTTGGCTACTCACTGGGGTCAACTTTTGCTTGAAGAAAATGGTCTGCAGAAGGTTTTCTCGGACATCAGTCACCGGCGCGGTAATCTCGATGGATTCACCGCCGAGTTGGCCCAGTTTGCCGAATGGGAAGCCCGTTTTGAACTGGCCGATCGCCTAAATCGCATGTATCCGGGCGACCCAGGTGTAGTTATTGCCATGCTGATGAACCACGTTTATCTCGAGCCGGGTCAGGCGCTGTTCTTGCCAGCGGGCAACATTCACGCCTACCTGGGTGGGCTTGCCGTTGAGCTCATGGCTTCTTCTGACAACGTTTTGCGCGGTGGGTTGACTCCAAAGCACATCGATGTCGACGAGCTTGAGACTGTGATTGACTTCACAGCCGGCTCGATTCCACTGGTCAAACCGATTGAGCTAACTAACGGACTGACCCACTATCCATGTGCCGTAGACGACTTTATGTTCTATCGCGCAGAGGTCAGCGGCACCGTTGTTTTGGCCGACCTAAATCTGCCTGGGGACACGATTTTCTTGTGCACTGCCGGCGAGGTTGCCGTGAGCGACAGCATCGAGGAACACCTGGTTTTGAGGCGCGGAGAAGCGGCTTTTATGTCGGCTGACGCTCGACTATTTAGCCTGGCCGGAAGCGGCACAGTCTTTATTGCTACGGCAAATTCCAACTAA
- a CDS encoding WhiB family transcriptional regulator, translating to MDSRSRVPENWFVDPIRLGVAGAYSDPENDPLSWQADALCAQTDPEAFFPEKGGSTRDAKRICQGCEVKAQCLDYALANDERFGIWGGLSERERRKLKKRA from the coding sequence ATGGACAGTCGTAGTCGTGTACCAGAGAACTGGTTTGTCGACCCGATCCGGCTAGGTGTCGCGGGGGCGTACTCAGATCCAGAAAATGATCCACTATCTTGGCAGGCTGATGCACTTTGTGCTCAGACCGACCCAGAAGCGTTCTTTCCTGAAAAGGGTGGCTCAACTCGAGATGCAAAGCGCATTTGCCAGGGCTGCGAAGTTAAGGCTCAGTGCCTTGACTACGCGTTGGCAAACGATGAGCGCTTTGGCATTTGGGGCGGCCTATCTGAGCGCGAGCGTCGCAAGCTAAAGAAGCGCGCTTAA
- a CDS encoding glycosyltransferase family 2 protein, whose amino-acid sequence MMQSVTAVVIAHDEPDYFAATLAALKNQSRLPEQVVIVDTSNDDRCEQLAKAAGFKQILKLSPKSNLAKITAAAREVAGESRWLWLLHDDSAPLTDALKNLLLATEVSPSVVIAGPKQVEWSDNRVVMQQGLTLTPFGDLFSLVRGELDQGQHDDTDDVLAVGTAGALIRVDAFDQLGGFDHRAPALAADFDFSIRARLAGFRVIVVPTAKIAHAGLSLAGARPRRWLKTSPKAARRRAAIHLRLVYSALPAALLFWLFLPLIGLLRAVWRIIAKRPDRILSEISAALWGFFSLPVRLASRRGKPRQIPFKKLRSLRADWDSVRASARSQLDSEQSRATLEAFANGTLEGTDLKPSPGFVASGGLWIGALLVAVSWAFWPTNVALVGPGAMPLNGSWLELFARAGTSYQEIGFGFYGPSDPFAWVLVLLGALTFWAPSLSIAIVFLLAKAIAFAGAWRFIGLVAESAVVRTLAALAFAFWPAFTVAQLEARVPAVLAITALPWLGLALARVAAIGKVTKSTQQTWSWVAVAGLLFVVVGASAPSTIPVLLISLAVLAGIRIRRFGYLVWVPLPLAAVFGPTILWQLQNLNPLALLADPGLPQATAAVEPWQFLLGGFRHGAELPLIGQVGLWVAAPVVALALAATLSTRWALSSTIWLFALVALSGAWLLSQVEFVASVSGTSQAADGYVAGSPLALIAIFGLCVATLAGVTLDQLNSVVARRWLAGGLVLASLVPALALYTASVPQVSFTDGRVVPSIVAAEAQQGVALKLLVLNPTAHEDGTVSYSAELVSGRGVYFENQSINYRFSLAEQKGEAVDELTGLVGGLVAANNSDLQADLFDAGIGYILVPPADTAARGDLAISLNSVKELEAVGETDFGGLWRVAEPNTTLKNEPVTESNLWSITKGAQAAVLAAFVLLALPTSTNRRRVAGESSIFVEAGDDN is encoded by the coding sequence ATGATGCAATCAGTAACCGCGGTAGTTATCGCACATGATGAGCCAGACTATTTTGCGGCGACGCTAGCGGCCCTAAAGAATCAGTCACGACTTCCTGAACAGGTTGTCATTGTTGATACTTCTAACGATGACCGCTGTGAGCAGTTGGCCAAGGCTGCCGGATTCAAACAGATTCTCAAACTGTCGCCCAAATCAAATCTGGCAAAAATTACAGCAGCCGCCCGAGAGGTTGCCGGTGAATCTCGCTGGCTATGGCTGCTTCATGACGATAGTGCTCCACTCACCGACGCACTCAAAAACCTCCTCCTGGCCACTGAGGTTTCGCCATCGGTGGTTATCGCCGGCCCAAAGCAGGTTGAGTGGTCCGATAACCGCGTCGTGATGCAACAGGGTTTGACACTCACTCCATTCGGTGATCTTTTCTCGTTGGTACGCGGTGAGCTTGACCAAGGTCAGCATGATGACACCGATGACGTCTTGGCGGTCGGTACCGCTGGCGCGCTGATCAGGGTCGATGCTTTTGACCAGTTGGGTGGCTTCGATCACCGTGCCCCCGCACTCGCAGCTGACTTCGACTTTTCTATCCGCGCCCGCTTGGCCGGCTTCAGAGTTATCGTCGTGCCGACCGCAAAAATTGCTCACGCTGGTTTGTCGCTGGCCGGTGCTCGGCCGCGCCGCTGGCTCAAAACATCCCCTAAGGCAGCCCGAAGACGAGCAGCCATTCACTTACGCCTGGTTTACTCAGCTTTACCGGCGGCACTGCTGTTCTGGCTTTTCCTGCCACTGATTGGACTACTGCGTGCCGTTTGGCGCATTATTGCCAAACGACCTGACCGAATCCTTTCGGAAATATCCGCCGCGCTTTGGGGCTTCTTCAGCCTTCCGGTAAGGCTAGCCAGCCGCCGAGGCAAACCAAGGCAAATTCCATTCAAAAAGCTTCGTTCACTTCGCGCGGATTGGGACTCGGTTCGAGCCAGCGCAAGGTCTCAGCTTGACTCTGAGCAGTCGCGCGCGACCTTGGAAGCATTTGCCAACGGCACGCTCGAAGGAACCGACCTCAAACCATCACCTGGTTTTGTCGCCTCGGGTGGCCTTTGGATTGGTGCATTGCTGGTAGCCGTCAGCTGGGCATTCTGGCCAACCAACGTTGCACTTGTCGGTCCGGGAGCCATGCCGCTCAATGGATCGTGGCTAGAACTGTTTGCCAGGGCCGGAACCAGCTATCAAGAAATCGGTTTCGGTTTTTACGGCCCAAGTGATCCGTTCGCGTGGGTTCTGGTCTTGCTTGGCGCACTGACTTTCTGGGCCCCATCGCTGTCTATTGCCATTGTGTTTTTGTTGGCCAAGGCAATTGCCTTTGCCGGAGCCTGGCGATTTATCGGGCTGGTTGCCGAGTCTGCTGTGGTTCGAACCCTTGCCGCCCTAGCGTTTGCGTTTTGGCCGGCTTTTACTGTTGCACAGCTTGAAGCGCGGGTGCCTGCAGTTCTAGCAATCACGGCGTTGCCTTGGTTGGGGTTGGCTTTGGCCCGCGTGGCAGCAATTGGCAAAGTAACCAAGTCAACCCAGCAAACCTGGTCTTGGGTAGCAGTTGCCGGATTACTTTTTGTAGTCGTTGGCGCCAGCGCTCCTTCAACCATCCCGGTGCTGTTGATTTCTCTAGCCGTGCTCGCCGGCATCCGAATCCGACGCTTCGGATACTTGGTTTGGGTTCCACTGCCGTTAGCGGCCGTTTTTGGCCCAACCATTTTGTGGCAGCTCCAAAATCTCAATCCGTTGGCATTGCTGGCCGATCCAGGTTTGCCCCAGGCGACCGCTGCAGTAGAGCCGTGGCAGTTCCTTCTCGGTGGGTTTAGGCACGGTGCCGAATTACCGCTAATTGGTCAGGTCGGGCTTTGGGTTGCCGCTCCGGTGGTAGCCCTGGCACTGGCGGCCACCCTCTCGACTCGTTGGGCACTCAGTTCAACCATTTGGCTTTTTGCCTTGGTGGCTCTTTCTGGCGCTTGGTTGCTATCGCAGGTTGAGTTTGTGGCCAGCGTCAGCGGAACCAGTCAGGCTGCTGACGGTTACGTAGCTGGGTCACCGCTGGCTCTCATTGCGATTTTCGGATTGTGTGTTGCCACGCTTGCCGGGGTAACTCTGGACCAACTGAATTCGGTTGTGGCGCGCCGCTGGTTGGCTGGCGGTCTCGTGTTGGCCTCATTGGTTCCGGCACTAGCGCTTTACACAGCCTCCGTACCTCAGGTTTCCTTCACCGATGGTCGCGTGGTTCCATCCATCGTTGCCGCTGAGGCACAGCAGGGTGTGGCCTTGAAACTATTGGTTTTGAACCCAACCGCTCACGAAGATGGAACGGTTAGCTACTCAGCTGAACTGGTTTCAGGGCGGGGCGTTTATTTTGAAAACCAGAGCATCAACTACCGTTTTTCTCTTGCCGAACAAAAGGGAGAGGCCGTGGATGAACTCACCGGTCTGGTTGGTGGCTTAGTGGCCGCCAACAACTCCGATCTTCAGGCTGATCTTTTCGATGCCGGCATCGGCTACATCCTGGTTCCACCAGCCGACACTGCCGCCCGCGGAGATCTAGCTATCAGCCTCAATTCGGTCAAAGAACTTGAAGCTGTGGGCGAAACCGATTTTGGTGGCCTGTGGCGAGTTGCCGAGCCAAACACCACCCTCAAGAATGAGCCGGTGACCGAATCAAACCTTTGGTCAATCACCAAGGGTGCTCAGGCCGCAGTATTGGCTGCCTTCGTTCTGCTTGCCCTGCCAACCTCAACCAACCGTCGCCGGGTTGCCGGCGAGAGCTCAATCTTTGTTGAGGCGGGTGACGATAACTAA
- a CDS encoding DUF5719 family protein has protein sequence MLKKLLALAAVAAIGTTGALYAPSFDYQVGSLPASTSLDVKARDLSLVCPGGLYQSGGASGTKLGSFISVGTPEMASQFNGPDGTELVESDGVYTVVDPAGIATQGSALLNVGQIQLGKTSSISGLAGTACQRPSSDIWLSGGDTTTGHEALLILRNPTAVDATVDLEIFTEGGAIDAAGLNGISVVAGKVTVLPLASLVPRSSGFVTHVSAKGGAVAAWVQQRNVNGLTAVGVDYISPSAPASKESVVPGIFIRGVALAKKLADADEAYADLVTTVRFFNPGNSVATVTAQIMGSNSKTFGTVIQQDVKPGAMVDVPLTELADGDYVALVNSNTDVLVSVRLPRVVTGSAPDFTWLATADLSLTERKITVPASGLTKLCTYNLVTKEIRVTRVTPNATLTIPASTEQVAAVLIVDINGAVANLPVLDQKNLSGKVSVSVH, from the coding sequence ATGCTCAAGAAACTTCTTGCACTGGCTGCTGTGGCCGCAATCGGCACGACCGGGGCTCTTTACGCGCCAAGTTTTGATTACCAGGTTGGCTCTTTGCCGGCCAGCACCTCACTCGACGTAAAAGCTCGCGACCTTAGCCTGGTTTGCCCGGGAGGCCTTTACCAATCCGGTGGTGCCTCAGGCACCAAACTGGGTTCTTTTATTTCGGTCGGCACACCTGAGATGGCCAGCCAATTCAATGGCCCCGATGGCACCGAGTTGGTTGAATCCGATGGGGTTTACACCGTGGTTGATCCGGCAGGCATTGCGACTCAGGGGTCGGCTTTGCTCAACGTGGGTCAAATTCAGCTTGGTAAAACCTCAAGCATCTCTGGGCTAGCCGGTACTGCCTGCCAGCGCCCATCGAGTGACATTTGGCTGAGTGGCGGAGACACCACCACCGGTCACGAGGCTCTGCTCATTCTTCGAAACCCTACCGCCGTTGACGCAACCGTTGATCTCGAAATTTTCACCGAGGGTGGCGCTATCGACGCGGCTGGCCTCAACGGTATTTCTGTGGTTGCGGGCAAGGTCACGGTATTGCCGCTGGCCAGTTTGGTGCCGCGTTCATCGGGGTTTGTCACCCACGTGTCTGCCAAAGGCGGTGCAGTGGCCGCTTGGGTACAGCAACGCAATGTAAACGGACTCACAGCGGTAGGCGTCGACTACATTTCACCGTCCGCACCGGCGTCCAAAGAATCCGTTGTGCCAGGAATTTTCATTCGCGGTGTCGCACTGGCCAAGAAGCTGGCCGATGCTGATGAAGCTTATGCCGACCTGGTAACTACGGTTCGCTTTTTCAATCCGGGTAATTCAGTGGCAACCGTCACCGCTCAAATTATGGGGTCAAATTCAAAGACTTTTGGCACTGTGATTCAGCAGGATGTAAAGCCTGGTGCCATGGTTGATGTGCCGCTAACCGAGCTGGCTGACGGTGACTACGTGGCTTTGGTAAATTCCAACACCGATGTTCTGGTCTCGGTCCGGTTGCCGCGTGTGGTTACCGGTTCCGCTCCCGACTTTACCTGGCTGGCTACGGCAGACCTTTCGCTTACTGAGCGCAAAATCACAGTGCCGGCATCGGGGTTGACCAAACTTTGCACCTACAACCTTGTGACCAAAGAAATTCGCGTCACACGGGTTACCCCAAACGCGACGCTAACCATTCCGGCTTCTACCGAACAGGTTGCGGCGGTGCTGATTGTTGACATCAATGGCGCGGTGGCAAATCTGCCAGTGCTAGACCAAAAGAACCTAAGCGGAAAAGTCTCAGTCTCGGTCCATTAG
- a CDS encoding metallopeptidase family protein produces the protein MVDGSRSRGSYRDRHGRGSRQLLLSPLFRTGSRNTSFAQIVNGACEFLQSFYPDELSNLKWQVRDAPKLGPDAVSVTRWSVRHEDMTIIIYRLPIERLGHVRRSDALHERMHIEECVFSAVAKLLGKEPWELMDRD, from the coding sequence ATGGTTGATGGGTCACGCTCTAGGGGCAGTTATCGAGACCGCCACGGGCGCGGTTCACGCCAACTGTTGCTGAGCCCGCTGTTTAGAACTGGCTCCAGAAACACCAGCTTTGCCCAGATTGTGAATGGGGCCTGCGAATTCTTGCAGTCGTTCTACCCCGATGAACTGAGCAACCTCAAATGGCAGGTTCGCGATGCGCCCAAGTTGGGACCAGATGCTGTTTCGGTAACCCGCTGGTCAGTCAGACACGAGGACATGACGATAATCATTTACCGTCTGCCAATTGAGCGCCTGGGGCACGTGCGCAGGTCGGATGCTTTGCACGAACGAATGCACATCGAAGAATGCGTGTTTTCTGCAGTTGCCAAACTGCTGGGCAAAGAGCCCTGGGAACTAATGGACCGAGACTGA
- a CDS encoding phosphomannomutase/phosphoglucomutase, giving the protein MSIDWNALVKTYDVRGLVGSQLTTKVVAALAAGFVDELDAAGQDVIVGHDMRDSSPEFADAFAEGAQARGANVVSIGLCSTDESYFASGILNAPAAMFTASHNPATYNGIKFSRAGARGISLDTGLANIRDRAKAYIENGIDEVDEPGTYRDLHVLVPYASYLRELVNLSSIRPLKVVVDAGNGMGGMTVPAVLGTASDLEHLPLAIIPMYFELDGSFPNHEANPLDPKNLVDLQKAVVEHGADIGLAFDGDADRCFVVDELGQPVTPSAVAAIVARREIARERATNPGAPVTVLHNLLTSKVVEEVIEADGAKPVKTKVGHSLIKDQMAATNAIFGGEHSAHYYFRDFWGADNGMLAAMHVLAEFGSQDLPLSQFAKQYNPYYLSGEINSTVSDVPAAKARVQAAFADRADFDEFDGITAQGKPAEAGSWWWFNVRSSNTEPLLRLNVEAKNEADMIQIRDEVLGLIQQKAE; this is encoded by the coding sequence ATGTCTATCGACTGGAATGCACTCGTTAAGACCTACGACGTGCGCGGTTTGGTTGGCTCTCAACTGACCACCAAAGTAGTGGCTGCGCTGGCTGCCGGCTTTGTAGATGAGCTAGATGCTGCCGGGCAAGATGTCATCGTTGGGCATGACATGCGCGACTCTTCACCTGAATTTGCCGATGCCTTTGCTGAAGGCGCTCAGGCGCGAGGCGCCAATGTTGTTTCGATTGGCCTTTGCTCAACCGATGAGTCTTACTTTGCCTCAGGAATCCTGAATGCGCCGGCAGCGATGTTTACCGCAAGCCACAACCCTGCTACCTACAACGGAATCAAGTTTTCACGAGCCGGAGCCAGAGGCATCAGCCTGGATACCGGTTTGGCCAACATCCGCGATCGGGCCAAGGCTTACATTGAGAACGGCATCGACGAGGTTGATGAGCCGGGCACCTATCGTGACCTTCACGTTTTGGTTCCGTATGCCAGCTACCTCCGCGAACTGGTAAACCTAAGCTCGATCCGTCCGCTAAAAGTTGTGGTTGACGCCGGCAACGGTATGGGTGGCATGACAGTTCCTGCCGTACTCGGCACCGCCTCAGATCTAGAGCACTTGCCGCTTGCAATTATCCCGATGTATTTCGAGCTCGACGGTTCATTCCCGAACCACGAGGCCAACCCGCTGGACCCTAAGAACCTGGTTGACCTGCAGAAAGCAGTCGTCGAGCACGGAGCCGACATCGGCTTGGCTTTCGACGGCGATGCAGACCGCTGTTTTGTAGTTGACGAACTTGGCCAGCCGGTAACCCCTTCAGCGGTGGCAGCGATTGTTGCTCGTCGCGAGATTGCCCGTGAGCGTGCCACCAATCCGGGTGCTCCGGTCACTGTGCTTCACAACCTATTGACCTCAAAGGTGGTCGAAGAAGTTATCGAAGCCGACGGCGCCAAGCCGGTAAAGACCAAGGTCGGCCACTCGCTAATCAAAGACCAAATGGCCGCTACCAACGCAATTTTTGGCGGCGAGCACTCGGCCCACTATTACTTCCGTGATTTCTGGGGTGCCGATAACGGAATGTTGGCAGCCATGCACGTGTTGGCAGAGTTTGGATCTCAAGATCTTCCACTTTCACAATTTGCCAAACAGTACAACCCTTACTACCTAAGCGGCGAGATCAACTCGACCGTTTCTGATGTCCCAGCCGCCAAGGCTCGTGTTCAGGCAGCATTTGCTGACCGTGCCGACTTTGATGAGTTTGACGGCATCACAGCGCAAGGCAAGCCTGCCGAAGCTGGTTCATGGTGGTGGTTCAACGTTCGTTCATCGAACACCGAGCCGTTACTACGCCTAAATGTCGAAGCCAAAAATGAGGCCGACATGATCCAGATTCGCGATGAAGTCCTAGGGCTCATCCAGCAGAAAGCAGAATAA
- the ahcY gene encoding adenosylhomocysteinase, whose amino-acid sequence MSSNTAFEFKVADLSLAEAGRHQLRLAENEMPGLMAIRAEFAPSQPLKGARITGSLHMTVQTAVLIETLVALGAQVRWASCNIFSTQDEAAAAVVVGLNGTPEEPKGTPVFAWKGESLEEYWWCTDRIFDWSAEAEAQGADYTGPNMILDDGGDATLLVHKGREFELAGAVPAKTEADSEEYGVILELLKKSLVLDPTRFTRIAAEIKGVTEETTTGVHRLYDFFKSGKLLFPAINVNDSVTKSKFDNKYGIRHSLPDGLNRATDTLIGGKTVWVAGYGDVGKGSADAMRGQGARVIVSEVDPICALQAVMDGYQVAALESVIETIDIFVTATGNTAIIKPEHLMQMKHQAIIANVGHFDDEVDMAGINQIPGVEKIEIKPQVHEWRLPNGRSVLILSEGRLMNLGNATGHPSFVMSTSFANQVLAQIELFTRTEEYPLGVHILPKALDEKVARLHLDALGVELTQLTAQQAAYIGVPIEGPYKVDHYRY is encoded by the coding sequence TTGTCATCGAACACCGCTTTTGAGTTCAAAGTTGCTGACCTTTCACTAGCCGAGGCAGGTCGTCACCAGTTGCGCCTGGCTGAAAACGAGATGCCTGGCTTGATGGCCATTCGTGCCGAGTTTGCTCCGAGCCAGCCGCTGAAGGGCGCTCGAATCACCGGTTCGTTGCACATGACTGTGCAGACTGCCGTGCTGATCGAGACTCTTGTGGCTCTTGGTGCGCAGGTTCGCTGGGCGTCTTGCAACATCTTCTCTACCCAGGATGAAGCCGCAGCTGCTGTAGTTGTTGGCCTAAACGGAACCCCTGAAGAGCCAAAGGGTACCCCGGTTTTTGCTTGGAAGGGCGAGAGCCTCGAAGAGTACTGGTGGTGCACCGACCGCATCTTCGACTGGTCTGCAGAGGCAGAAGCACAGGGCGCTGACTACACCGGCCCAAACATGATTCTTGACGACGGCGGAGACGCCACCCTGTTGGTTCACAAGGGCCGCGAGTTCGAGCTGGCCGGCGCTGTTCCGGCCAAGACTGAAGCTGACTCTGAGGAGTATGGCGTAATTCTTGAGCTGCTGAAGAAGTCATTGGTCTTGGACCCAACCCGTTTCACCCGCATCGCAGCTGAAATCAAGGGTGTCACCGAAGAGACCACAACCGGTGTGCACCGCCTATACGACTTCTTCAAGAGCGGCAAGCTGCTGTTCCCGGCAATCAACGTGAACGACTCGGTTACCAAGTCCAAGTTCGACAACAAGTACGGCATCCGCCACTCGCTGCCAGACGGTTTGAACCGCGCGACTGACACCCTCATCGGCGGAAAGACCGTTTGGGTTGCCGGCTATGGTGACGTTGGAAAGGGTTCAGCCGATGCAATGCGCGGCCAGGGCGCCCGAGTAATCGTCAGCGAAGTTGACCCGATCTGTGCTCTGCAGGCTGTCATGGATGGCTACCAGGTTGCCGCTTTGGAATCGGTCATCGAGACCATCGACATCTTTGTAACCGCCACCGGTAACACCGCAATCATCAAGCCTGAGCACCTAATGCAAATGAAGCACCAGGCCATCATTGCCAACGTTGGTCACTTTGATGACGAGGTCGACATGGCTGGCATCAACCAGATTCCAGGCGTAGAAAAGATCGAGATCAAGCCACAGGTTCACGAATGGCGTTTGCCAAACGGCCGTTCGGTATTGATTCTGAGCGAGGGTCGATTGATGAACCTTGGTAACGCCACCGGCCACCCAAGCTTCGTGATGAGCACCTCGTTTGCCAACCAGGTTTTGGCGCAGATTGAGCTGTTCACCCGCACCGAAGAGTACCCACTTGGTGTCCACATCTTGCCAAAGGCTCTCGACGAAAAGGTGGCGCGTTTGCACCTTGACGCTCTTGGTGTTGAATTAACTCAGTTGACTGCTCAGCAAGCGGCCTACATCGGTGTACCAATCGAAGGCCCTTATAAAGTAGACCACTACCGCTACTAA